The Alosa sapidissima isolate fAloSap1 chromosome 8, fAloSap1.pri, whole genome shotgun sequence genome contains a region encoding:
- the c8h5orf34 gene encoding uncharacterized protein C5orf34 homolog, which produces MEMANIRLMIMYESESVDLHYTNGSRLCVSPCGSEFLFEKARPASAHPLQASERVRQRTRFVISEYKALLVDALTFRNKYATHPFLPEELIPSYDRKWLLSTVSDIDWPAEGSPETRPGGETILSSVDGNGKLILTSSGEEFFVEFCCRVSQGEKHLTDQIEESSITQSHPVSSGDKSVYKSTLEAIKRVNNHGSCESSQQKGPIKPITVGESQSAIPGNGYLFTTVVQHHSCASYPTNWHHPLSLAISHWKTQNGESSENRSMNTQEASTNKTCQAPKTDGTLGLKSILPESLPLRCPSPHMHRWNTGSSPFNESHEGMATDLVKVLWCQGVIYRIIGGTVPIIEISPGDGSVIRSNGVLANYFTHHKAGCRPGDNMESTYYLSNLPPDIPGQKYSVSSVVMRANRILECYNQAKDSLKLAYINCCWKKEVNISEPLKLVQEAHRPDWGHFLAFSDGSAEITFLDGVKVHTMWKINTITQAQKLGQAHQMQSEVQQPCSWCQLTLPSGQQLLVQAETPGPYHKYLSLSVEWCCWVQQTCLSPDQAYSPEPVQVQSSKTTCSRSVVAELEKIKRFNFLLENSHLIRTNRISSVPSEDSRTSSGTIYSVGKSSISDALQKTSKAIKDIETLLSHKEYASNSPV; this is translated from the exons ATGGAAATGGCAAACATAAGGCTAATGATTATGTATGAAAGTGAGTCGGTGGATCTACATTATACGAATGGGTCCCGTTTGTGTGTATCACCGTGTGGTTCCGAATTTTTATTTGAAAAAGCTCGGCCCGCAAGTGCCCACCCTTTACAGGCTAGTGAAAGAGTGCGACAGAGGACTCGGTTTGTTATCAGTGAATACAAG GCTTTATTGGTGGATGCTTTGACGTTCAGGAACAAGTATGCCACACATCCATTTTTACCAGAGGAACTCATTCCTAGCTACGATCGGAAG TGGTTGCTTTCAACTGTGTCAGATATTGACTGGCCAGCAGAAGGCTCTCCTGAAACCCGCCCAGGTGGGGAAACCATCTTGAGTTCAGTGGACGGCAATGGGAAGCTTATTCTCACTTCATCTGGGGAAGAATTTTTTGTGGAATTCTGCTGCAGGGTCAGTCAGGGAGAGAAACATCTGACCGACCAAATAGAAGAGTCCTCCATAACTCAGAGCCACCCAGTCTCCAGTGGGGATAAATCTGTGTACAAATCCACATTGGAAGCAATCAAAAGGGTGAACAACCATGGGAGTTGTGAATCTAGTCAACAGAAGGGACCTATTAAACCGATCACAGTTGGGGAGTCTCAATCTGCAATACCTGGGAATGGTTATCTTTTCACAACTGTTGTTCAACACCACTCTTGTGCCAGTTACCCAACAAATTGGCACCATCCTTTGTCTTTAGCCATCAGCCACTGGAAAACACAGAATGGAGAATCCAGTGAAAACCGAAGCATGAACACACAAGAGGCCTCCACAAACAAAACTTGCCAGGCCCCAAAGACCGATGGTACTCTTGGTCTGAAGTCAATCCTTCCTGAATCTCTGCCTCTTAGATGTCCCTCTCCTCACATGCACAG ATGGAACACTGGATCCTCACCATTCAATGAGTCACACGAAGGCATGGCAACAGACCTTGTGAAAGTGCTGTGGTGTCAAGGTGTTATTTATCG AATTATTGGTGGCACAGTTCCCATCATAGAGATTTCTCCAGGAGATGGATCAGTCATAAGATCAAATGGGGTGTTGGCAAATTACTTTACTCATCACAAAGCAGGATGTAGACCTGGTGAT AACATGGAGAGCACCTACTATCTGAGCAACCTTCCACCAGACATCCCAGGCCAGAAATACTCGGTGTCTTCAGTGGTGATGCGTGCTAACAG GATTTTGGAGTGTTACAACCAAGCCAAAGACTCTCTGAAACTGGCGTACATAAACTGCTGTTGGAAGAAG GAAGTGAACATTTCCGAGCCCCTGAAGCTTGTCCAGGAAGCACACAGGCCAGACTGGGGGCATTTTCTGGCATTTTCTGACGGTAGTGCTGAAATCACTTTTCTTGATGGGGTCAAGGTGCACACAATGTGGAAGATTAACACGATCACACAAGCACAG AAACTTGGTCAGGCCCACCAGATGCAATCAGAAGTACAGCAGCCTTGTAGCTGGTGTCAGCTGACTTTGCCCAGTGGACAACAACTCTTGGTGCAAGCTGAGACCCCAGGACCATACCACAA ATATTTGTCGCTCTCAGTTGAATGGTGTTGTTGGGTTCAGCAGACGTGTCTCAGCCCCGACCAGGCTTACTCCCCAGAACCTGTCCAGGTGCAGAGTAGCAAAACAACATGCAGCAG ATCTGTGGTAGCAGAACTGGAGAAGATCAAGAGATTTAACT TTCTGTTGGAGAACAGCCACCTCATCAGAACTAACAGAATCTCTTCAGTTCCCAGCGAGGATTCCAGAACCTCTAGTGGCACCATTTACTCTGTCGGCAAGAGCAGCATCTCTGATGCCCTCCAGAAAACATCGAAGGCCATAAAGGACATTGAGACCCTACTTTCACACAAAGAGTATGCCAGCAATAGTCCAGTATGA